The genomic DNA taaacacaggtttaggagatgTTCTCTtatgagataatcttcatcagctaatgtcactttttgtgaatttttaaTCATTTATGTGATAAATAAAGCACATAAAGAACATAAAAGCCTCATAATGCATAAAGCTAATGTTAACTAACGCATAGGATCTCCTAAACCTGACTTCATTTTCCGGAGTTTTTCCCCAAACCCTATTCTTTACCCATgggaatggctgaacgaaccagaggtaacaCATTTCCGTTTGCGGAGCATTTGGCCAATGTACGAGCATTTGGCCAACAGGGGGCGCATTCCATTTGGCCTGAGCTCGAGAAGGAAGCAAATTCATAGTTGTGGTTCACGTATGCAGCAAACAAGACTAGAGGCAACCCTCAGAAGCTCAGGATTGCGAGTATCTTCACCATATTGTCGCAATACTCTTGATTCAAGTGGATTTACGGACCTCGGTTTTACCGGTGTTTGAATCCAGAGCGTCTTTTTCGCTTGAGCGGTAACTGAAGTGATGAAGGCAACTCGCGTGTGAATTACTACTGGAAACAATAACGTTTTAGTAGACTACATGGATTTTCCGTCGGTTGTCAATACTTGACCCCGCTTTTTATCGGTTTACTACCATACAGTTTGGGGCCAACGTAGTTATTTGTTCAAGGAAATGTGAGGACTTGGATACAGCTCAAGAAAGATGATGACCTGAGGCTGTCCCTAATTCCTGTTTACATGAAGTAGTTCAACTATCAAACGTCCTCAAGACAACGGAAAGGAAAAGGACTAAATTAATTGTTGGCTACATTGTAACATTTCAAGCTGGCAAGTAATGCCACTTTTTATTTTCTATGTCTGCTGAGTATCCCACAGAGGAACCAAAACGCGCTCGTGACCGAGAGGGAACGGCCAATTAACTTTGATTTTGGGTAAGTCCTAGGCAGTATTCTATTTCAGCGTGCGAGTGCGCATCATTTTTATGCATGTGATGAGCATTGCGAGCCATCAATTTGTGATTACCATGTCGCGATGTTGCTAGGTAACTGACTTGTGTAAAGATGGTGGGTTTACTTTGGGTCACAGTGAAAAGCGCGGAACAATTTCAATAATTTCCTCCACAGACAGCAGCAATTCAAAATCCAATTGCATATGCAGTGTTCATTATTCTCTCAATGGCTCACGATCAGAGATGTCTGTCTAGTAGTAGGTGAAGGATGCGATGCAGTATAATCATGCATGATTCCCTTGACTTGTTACATTGTTACCACTATCTACAATCTCTTTATCAGCGCACAAGAGATCAACTAATGCAAGAGGGAGTTAGTCAACAACTCTGGATTTGTTGTATGCTGTTGAAAAGAGATGCATTATAACACTAAAAACAGTTCCCTATGTCTGGTTTTTGGGGATAACTTGTTGCCATTGAGTGATTTAAAAATGAGCCTGTTTGGGTAACTTTTACATTTTCGCCgattgggaaagggggatacctagtcagttatgcAACTGAAttccttcaactgaaatgtgtcttccgcatttaacccaacccctctgaatgagAGAGGTgccgggggaacagtgggtttgcTGGCTTGCTCAGGGAACGAACGACAGCTTTTAACTTGtcagcccaacgctctaaccacgagtACCATGTtgcaacatactgtatgtaccttTCCACTGTACCTTTCTTTTCTTGAGGTATCTGCAGCTACGGATTCAGTACTGATTCATCATGCAAGTGCCCAACCCATGCTTATCTCAACAATATTGAGAGCTGTTGCAGGTTGCCctttgtgttgttattttgtcGTTTAGGTTGTAAATATTAGTCAGTTATCTTCTGACACTGTGGCCCATCTGAGTTGCAGTGTTCATAGTTTGTCATCTTCTATTTTCACATGATGTATTTTCCAACAAGGTTTGCAGCTGAACTGTGCCTGTTGTTATAACAGGGTAGTAATGATATTGATTGGAGCAGTCACATATGGTAGTCTCTTTGAGTGATCTTGGGTTTTTCGTCCAGGTTTTGTAATGGTCTCTCGTCagtcttacatttttttttttaaacaaactaaTAAACTCTGACTGCAGAATCACCTGCACATTTGTTCCACTTTATTTGTCtgtcaaacaaacaaataaagaagagaaagagaaatagtgTGATGTTTGTCCATCAATGCCTCTTAATATGTGAATTCCAGACCATGTCTCTTAATGCAGCTGTCAGTTGGTCAGGTTCTGTGGGCTTCTATGGTGAGGTGCACTCCCCAGTCTACTGTATTTGAGGCCAGTGTGACTCACTCTCCAGTGCTGACAGGGGCCTGTGACCACTGCTGCCCATATGGTGGTTCTGCACTGAAGGGCAGCCCTGACGCAGTGCCACTGTTCTGGAGGGAGGCCGCACTACCACGGCACACTACCCAAGGTTGCCCCCTCTCTGTGCCACTGTACTGAAAACATTCACATTCTTTCTGCAAATGTATGCTTGTTGGGCCAAAAGGCGGAGGTTTCTCTTTAATTATTTGGTTGACAAAGTAGCTGAACCCCCCTACTGTAACAGGTTGTGAAGACTGATGGTGACTCCCTCTCAGGCCTGTGTAAAGGACAACATGGCATCACTCCAGCCATACACCATCAACTCACTGATAGAACTGATGTCCCCCTCACACACAATGACATCAACAATACACGTCTACTGCCAGAAATAGATAAAGGGATTAAAAGTGCACACAGCTTTTTATTTTTAGGATGTTGTAAACAGTGGAATTCCTGCCTTTCAAACATGGACGACAGGCGCACTAGATTCTTAAATGGCAAGTTGTTATTTTGAGATGACTCTGTAGgtgttgatgtgtgttttgttatgTGGACAGGATCTTTGCACAGATCAATTATCCTCCATGCTGGGCTTGTGGGAACTTGTTTTGTATCCTGATTTACAGTCATTTTTACTTAATTCAGTATCCCTAAAGAGAGTGACAACAAAGCCAAATGCAATAGGAGACTTGAAATAAATAGTATGTACATTTTTTGCTGTCTGAATTGAATTAGTGGCATATCTTTGCCTTTATTTCCCCAATGCACACCCAGATGCATGGACAGGTAGTTCAGCTTCATTATACGCTGCAGATTGTTATGTTTGCGTTCTCTGTTCAAAGCACATGTCAGAGAAACTGATTTATAACAGCATAAAGTGTGAAAAGGAAAGTTAGTCACTGGGtatcttctcactctctctcaaatgTTTCCCTGTATCATGAGGCTGAGATTACTGTGTTCCCCAACCCCTGGAGTGGTGTTTGATGATacttaaaataaatacaattccagtcaaactatcttttggtatttgtttcattagtgcactgttgatacagtcccaaaatgttttgcaagcCTGCAATCAAGTAGTTTTCATGATAaagaactttcaaaatacagaaatacagccagTGATGCATTTTGCgtcataccggctgtatttctgcCCAACGTGAATGGCAAGAGCTCAGACACACATGGAAAATGAAATGACCCCGGGAATCGATAGAACATCGCTCAAAGATGCCCAAAAACGATCTAACATAAAAAATGGGTGAATCTTTGCTTTAAGGGGGAGGAGGACTTGAGGTGAAGAAGATCTATTATAGCCATCAGGATAACCACTAATATCCACTGATCTAGGGAAACTCCTCACTCTCACTTGATTGTTGTGGTGTAATGGTACACATATTCATACCGAACCGTTCATTACGGGAGCCTCAGTTTGGTCCACACTGTGAACCGGAAGGAATACATCAAAAAACAgcatatttacaaaataaaaacacttgGTCTATAGGCTTTGCCTACACGGTTGTAGGCCTATGCATCTTGAGTAAATCTGGTGATTCAGGCTATTTTGTTAAAAATCtaataaatgtatttgtcacatgcgccgaatacaacaggtatagatagaccttacagtgaaatgcttactttacaggcccttaaccaacaatggagTTTTAAGAAAGTACAACAAAAATAAAAGTAAGAAATAATTACagggcagcagtaaaataacaatagcgaagcTACATACAgtgggtaccgttacagagtcaatgtgcgggggcccCGGTTGGTCGAGGAGATgttgtgactatgcatagatattaacagagagtagcagcagcatagaagaggtggaggggggCAATACaaacagtctgggtagccatttgattagatgttcaggagtcttatggcttttcgggtagaagctgtttagaagcctcttggacctagacttgacgctccggtaccgcttgccgtacagaagcagagagaacagtctatgtggctggagcctttgacaatttttagggccttcctctgacactgcctggtacagaggtcctgtatggcaggaagcttggcccggtgatgtactgggccgtacccactaccctctgtagtgccttgcggtcggaggccgagtagttggaacttgaagctctcaatcttctccactacagcctcgtcgttgagaatgggggcgtgtccagtcctctttttcctgtagtccacaatcatctctcgtgttgaggatcagcgtggataatgtgttgttacctacccttaccacctgggggcggcccgtcaggaagtccaggatccagttgcagagggaggtgtttagtcccagggtccttagcttagggatgagctttgagggcactatggtgttgaacgctgagctcttcaatgaatagcattctcacataggtgttccttttgtccaggtgtgaaagggcagtgtggagtgcaatagagattgcataatctgtggatctgttggggcggtatgcacatTGGAaggggtctagggtttctgtaatgattgtgttgatgtgagccatgaccagcctttcaaaacacttcatggctacgaacgtgagtgctacggattggtagtcatttaggcaggttaccttagtgttcttgggcacagagactatggtggtctgcttaaaacatgttggcattacagactccgacagggagaggttgaacatgtcagtgaagacacttgccagttggtcagcgcatgctcagagtacacatcctggtaattcatctggccctgcggccttgtgaatgttgaacgGTTTAAAGGTctaactcacatcggctacgaagagcatgatcacacagttgtccggaacagctgatgctctcatgcatgtttcagtgttacttgcctcgaagcaagcatataaGTAATTTagttcgtctggtaggctcgtgtcactgggcagctcttggctgtgcttccctttgtagtctgtaataatttccaagccctgccacatccgacgagcgtcagagccggtgtagttttattcgatcttagtcctttattgatgctttgcctgtttaatggttcGTTGGAGAGCAAAGCGGGaattcttataagcttccgggttggagtcccgctccttgaaagcggcagctctagcctttaggccagtgtggatgttgcctgtaatccatggcttctggttggggtatgtatgtacagtcactgtggaggcgacgtcatcaatgcacttattgatgaagccaatgactgatgtgctgtactcttcaatgccatcggaggaatcccggaacatattccagtctgtgatagaaaaacagtcctgtagtttagcatctgcttcatctgaccacttttttttgaccgagtcactggtgcttcctgcttttaatttttgcttgtaagcaggaatcaggaggatagaattatggtcagatttgccaaatggagggcgagggtgagctttgtacatgtctctgtgtgtggaataaaggtggtccagagttttttttcttcccctctggttgcacatttaacatgctgacagaaatgaggtaaaactgatgtAAGTTTCCTTGCATtgaagtccctggccactaggtgCGCCGcgtctggatgagcgttttcctttTTGCCTATGGCGGTATAcggctcattgagtgcggtcttagatgtctgtggtggtatgtagacatctaagaaaaatacagatgaaaactctctaggtagaaagtgtggtctacagcttatcattagatactctacctcaggcaagcaatagctagagacttccttagataccatgcgccagctgttgtttacaaatatacacagaccgccaccccttgtctcaCCAGAGGCTGCTGTactatcctgccgatagagtgtttaacccgccagctgtatgttattaatgtcATCGTttagccacgtctcggtgaaacataagattttacagtttttaatgtcccattggtaggacaTACATGAATTGTATAAATTATtagagacaggcgcaggaattcGTAATAGGGGGGTTTAATACGCCACCCAAAATATACAACATGCCATGAAAAGGCACGGGGatgaagcccaaaacaaacacacagggatgtaacccaaacaaaagagcaaggttaaacctctaataaatacacaggacgagacccgcaATACACTCCACgggcgagacccgtaataacaaatgcacaacaatacacgggaagaAACCCGTAATAACAACTGCACAATACACGCAGCACGAAAGCCGAAATAacaaagcacaggtactcacagacCAAGGACATGGGAATAAGAACTGACAAAacaatggtgaacaaagggcatatatatatatatatatatatatacaattactAAACAGGGGGAATGGGAATCAGGTGTGCGTAAAGTAacagttcagtgacgcctagagGCCGGTGATGTAGACCTCCGGAACTGGtgcacggaatgagcagcagtaacTGGGGATTCCGTGAAACCAATCTCCTTTCGCAAAATCTGtgtctttctcctgcgaatgactgGGATGAGGGCCGGTAATAAGAGACGGTAACAGcagcattatgtacaaaataaattacaaacaatgcgaaaaaacaaacaaaatagcatatTAAGAGCCAATAAGACGGCAGCCAATAAGACGGCAGCCATCCTCTCCGGGTCCATTATTAAATGTAACAACTAGAGCCTAGCGCATTTCGAACTATCCTTTTGTGAGTTACAGCgggcggctggtagcctagtggttaacaaCATGCTCGATAGAGATAATGTGAATCTTACGTTGAAGCATTCATTGGTACTAAATGATGTAACCCAGTTACCTGCCGTTTAATGTCCTCCTGGTCTCCTGGTAGTGCGTTAGTCTTCAGCTCACCCAGACATCTCTCTATGGCTGCTGCGTCCACCAAACTAGAACACacaggaaacagaaacagggTTTAAGTCCATCCCTTCGGACAGGACAATTCATCACTGTAAATTGTATTGTGGATGGCCAGTGCTCCAAAGACTGTATTTGATTTGGCCAGTAATTGGGATAGTGAGACTAGTGCGATAGTGTTtatttgacctctgacctggccAGTGATTGGAAGAGCTGGCTGTGTGTGAGGGCTGAGAGGGTGAACTCCGGTAGCACGGCTAACAGGTTGGCCAGGAGGCCGCAGAGTGCCGATAAAAGGTCTGGCGTTACAATGACACAGGTGGGGTCAGGAGCAGGGTCAGCCAGTCTGGAGTCCTGGGAGAGGACAGAGTCAATGGTGTCTGTGTCACTCTGACCTGCAGAGTAAAATAGGGGAGCAGATATTAACATTGCTGtctgtgtcactgatctacaatACAGGAAAGAGGAGCAAAGATGGACGGGAGACATGGGTCGAAACATACACCATACCAAAAATTGGTGTGTAGAGGCATAGTCTGTATATATAAATTAACTGTCATGGTTGGTCTTGATATGAGGAACTGTGCATGAGATGGTTCCTTTAACTCTGACTCTTAATTTGTTTGGTGCTACATGAGATCTGTATATAAAACCTGTTCACATttagctacactatatatacaaacacacataccttGAGCCATCAGTCTGCTA from Oncorhynchus clarkii lewisi isolate Uvic-CL-2024 chromosome 30, UVic_Ocla_1.0, whole genome shotgun sequence includes the following:
- the LOC139389503 gene encoding rotatin-like: MPSWIIPGGSRLQSPVPTSLNATAQDTPASRLMAQGQSDTDTIDSVLSQDSRLADPAPDPTCVIVTPDLLSALCGLLANLLAVLPEFTLSALTHSQLFQSLASLVDAAAIERCLGELKTNALPGDQEDIKRQEKDTDFAKGDWFHGIPSYCCSFRAPVPEVYITGL